A region of Thermodesulfobacteriota bacterium DNA encodes the following proteins:
- the tsaE gene encoding tRNA (adenosine(37)-N6)-threonylcarbamoyltransferase complex ATPase subunit type 1 TsaE: MEQRDSIEIYLNSSDETLKLGEIIGKSLIPGSIIALVGDLGAGKTVLVKGLASGLGVAEEPNSPTFVIMNSYEGKMPLYHYDLYRLSDEDELAGIGYEEHFFGEGVAAVEWADRVQGIFPEHTISIEITIPESDNDDSLTNRVIKIEGIDKWLSSFKNMAAQVFPTLKK; this comes from the coding sequence ATGGAACAAAGAGATAGCATAGAAATATATCTAAACAGCAGTGATGAAACATTAAAACTAGGTGAGATTATTGGAAAATCTTTAATCCCCGGTAGTATTATAGCCCTTGTGGGCGATCTGGGCGCTGGGAAAACAGTGCTTGTAAAGGGACTTGCGAGTGGTCTCGGAGTTGCTGAGGAACCAAATAGCCCGACATTTGTGATTATGAACTCTTATGAGGGCAAAATGCCTCTTTATCATTACGATCTATATAGATTAAGTGATGAAGATGAGCTTGCCGGCATAGGTTATGAAGAACATTTTTTTGGTGAGGGAGTTGCAGCAGTTGAATGGGCTGACCGGGTTCAAGGCATCTTCCCAGAACACACAATAAGTATAGAGATAACAATTCCAGAATCAGATAATGATGATTCTTTGACAAACAGAGTAATAAAAATTGAAGGTATAGATAAATGGCTCTCATCGTTCAAAAATATGGCGGCACAAGTGTTTCCAACCTTGAAAAAATAA
- a CDS encoding NAD(P)H-hydrate dehydratase, translating to MKIATREIVREIDRLTISKYGVPGLVLMENAGRATADVILDNFAYADRIAIFAGGGNNGGDGFVIARHLISEGLDVDTYLLSDPKKYKGDALTNYKALKNSGGNIVELKNSLRKYKQADVIVDAIFGTGLDREVEGFYKKAIDFINSQGVSTVSVDLPSGLDANTGQPLGTSVLADITVTFVLPKLGMSIYPGVEYAGEIYVADITTPKFLEDEIPYELLISESIRDILEPRYEDTHKGTYGHLFILAGSPGKSGAAALSALGAQRVGTGLVTIGVPKSLNLIMEQKTTEAMTEPLPETALETLGEISIDRALEIIKERKTAVAIGPGISTTNETREFLYEIIRKTKIPILIDADGITLVADNPNILKEAKAPVVLTPHPGEMSRLANISTEEVQADRIGVALKFSSQYNCYLVLKGARSIISTPSGEIFINTTGNAGMANGGMGDVLTGIIGGLLAQRLAPSDACKLGVFAHGLSGDIVADENGETGIIATDVANKLPQALREINSMDDTVITRIR from the coding sequence ATGAAGATCGCAACCAGAGAGATAGTTAGAGAAATAGACAGACTCACTATCAGCAAATACGGCGTCCCCGGATTAGTGCTGATGGAAAATGCGGGCAGAGCAACAGCTGATGTGATATTGGATAACTTTGCCTACGCAGACCGTATTGCTATATTCGCTGGAGGCGGCAATAACGGGGGAGATGGTTTTGTTATAGCTAGACACCTTATTTCTGAAGGGCTCGACGTAGACACTTACTTACTTTCGGATCCTAAAAAATATAAAGGTGATGCCCTTACTAACTATAAAGCACTTAAAAATAGCGGCGGAAATATAGTTGAATTAAAAAACAGTCTTAGAAAATACAAGCAAGCTGACGTTATAGTAGATGCTATTTTTGGCACTGGTTTAGACCGCGAAGTAGAAGGCTTCTATAAAAAGGCAATCGACTTTATAAACTCTCAAGGAGTTTCAACTGTGAGTGTGGATCTGCCCTCAGGACTAGATGCAAATACTGGCCAGCCTCTGGGAACTAGCGTTTTAGCAGACATTACTGTGACTTTTGTTCTGCCGAAGCTCGGTATGTCTATATATCCCGGAGTTGAATATGCAGGAGAAATATATGTAGCTGATATAACAACTCCAAAATTTCTTGAAGACGAGATACCATATGAGCTTTTAATCAGTGAATCAATAAGAGATATATTGGAGCCTCGTTACGAAGATACGCACAAAGGAACATACGGCCATCTGTTTATCCTAGCAGGTTCGCCCGGAAAATCAGGAGCGGCAGCTCTTAGCGCACTAGGAGCCCAACGAGTCGGAACAGGGTTAGTAACTATTGGAGTTCCAAAGAGCTTAAACCTAATCATGGAACAGAAAACAACCGAGGCTATGACAGAGCCGCTTCCAGAAACTGCACTTGAAACACTTGGTGAAATCTCGATCGATAGAGCTCTTGAGATAATCAAAGAAAGAAAAACTGCTGTTGCAATTGGTCCTGGAATCTCTACTACAAATGAAACTAGAGAATTTTTATATGAGATAATAAGAAAAACTAAAATTCCTATCCTTATCGATGCAGATGGAATTACGCTTGTCGCAGATAACCCCAATATACTAAAGGAAGCAAAAGCTCCCGTTGTACTTACACCTCATCCTGGAGAGATGTCGAGATTAGCTAACATTTCAACTGAGGAAGTGCAAGCAGACAGAATTGGAGTTGCCCTAAAATTTTCTTCACAATATAATTGCTATTTAGTACTTAAGGGCGCCCGCTCAATAATATCAACTCCAAGTGGTGAAATCTTTATCAACACTACTGGCAACGCTGGAATGGCAAATGGCGGAATGGGAGATGTGCTCACAGGTATAATAGGAGGGCTTTTAGCACAAAGACTAGCTCCTTCAGATGCCTGTAAGTTAGGAGTATTTGCCCATGGTCTCTCAGGAGATATTGTGGCTGATGAAAACGGAGAAACGGGTATTATAGCAACAGATGTCGCAAATAAGCTTCCTCAAGCTCTTAGAGAAATTAACAGCATGGATGATACAGTAATAACCCGAATTCGCTAG